The proteins below are encoded in one region of Haladaptatus sp. R4:
- a CDS encoding uL15m family ribosomal protein has protein sequence MTSKKRRQRGSRTHGGGTHKNRRGAGHRGGRGRAGRAKHEFHNYEPLGKHGFSRPEDSKETVLTVSVQKLDEDAALYAAEGVAEETDDGYQLDARDVVDDGWDADAVKVLGSGQVRNSLDITADAFSASAVELIEEADGDAVLSDRAQEEEFGESEDEDDAE, from the coding sequence ATGACGAGCAAGAAACGACGCCAGCGTGGCTCGCGGACGCACGGGGGCGGAACCCACAAGAACCGCCGCGGTGCCGGACACCGTGGTGGTCGCGGACGCGCCGGTCGCGCAAAACACGAGTTCCACAACTACGAACCGCTCGGAAAGCACGGGTTCTCCCGACCCGAAGACTCGAAGGAAACGGTGCTCACCGTTTCCGTGCAGAAACTCGACGAAGACGCCGCGCTGTACGCGGCCGAGGGAGTCGCCGAGGAGACCGACGACGGCTACCAGCTCGACGCACGCGATGTCGTCGACGACGGCTGGGACGCTGACGCCGTCAAGGTGCTCGGCAGCGGTCAGGTTCGCAACAGCCTCGACATCACTGCGGACGCCTTCTCGGCATCCGCGGTCGAACTCATCGAGGAAGCGGACGGCGACGCCGTCCTGAGCGACCGGGCCCAGGAAGAGGAGTTCGGCGAAAGCGAAGACGAAGACGACGCGGAATAA
- the rpmD gene encoding 50S ribosomal protein L30 — MEAVVQVRGEVNMNQDIRDTLSMLNIHKVNHCALVPESETYRGMITKVNDFVAHGEPDQEVLETVLAKRAQPLEGSDEVDDEWIAENTDYDDVADLTSALLDDETTLREQGLTPVLRLHPPRGGHEGIKHPTKEGGQLGKHTTEEISTLLKAMR; from the coding sequence ATGGAAGCAGTCGTCCAAGTTCGCGGTGAGGTCAACATGAACCAGGACATTCGTGACACCCTGTCGATGCTCAACATCCACAAGGTCAATCACTGCGCACTGGTTCCGGAATCGGAGACCTACCGCGGCATGATCACGAAGGTCAACGACTTCGTCGCCCACGGGGAACCCGACCAGGAGGTCCTGGAGACGGTTCTCGCCAAGCGAGCACAGCCGCTCGAAGGCAGCGACGAGGTCGACGACGAGTGGATCGCAGAGAACACCGACTACGACGACGTTGCCGACCTCACGAGCGCGCTCCTCGACGACGAGACGACGCTCCGTGAGCAGGGCCTGACGCCCGTCCTCCGCCTTCACCCACCGCGTGGTGGACACGAGGGTATCAAGCATCCGACGAAGGAAGGAGGCCAGCTCGGCAAACACACGACAGAGGAAATCAGCACGCTCCTCAAGGCGATGCGATAA
- a CDS encoding 30S ribosomal protein S5: protein MSNRNGWQPQTRLGRKVADGDIETMEEALNSGLPLKEPELVDQLLPGLEDEVLDINMVQRMTDSGRRVKFRCVCAIGNRDGFVGYAEGRDDQVGGAIQKAIEIAKLNIIDVPRGAGSWEDRSDRPHSLTHRTKGKAGSVEVELIPAPAGLGLAATDTVRKILELAGVENAWTKSHGNTRTTLNLAKATYNALENASQARGPRARPDEEPEVAD from the coding sequence ATGAGTAACAGAAACGGCTGGCAACCCCAGACTCGTCTCGGCCGAAAGGTCGCCGATGGCGACATCGAGACGATGGAGGAGGCGCTGAACTCCGGCCTTCCGCTCAAGGAGCCGGAGCTCGTCGATCAGCTCCTTCCCGGTCTCGAAGACGAAGTGCTGGACATCAACATGGTCCAGCGCATGACCGACTCCGGTCGGCGGGTGAAGTTCCGCTGCGTCTGTGCTATCGGCAACCGCGACGGCTTCGTCGGCTACGCGGAAGGTCGAGACGATCAGGTCGGTGGTGCCATCCAGAAGGCTATCGAGATCGCAAAGCTGAACATCATCGACGTTCCCCGCGGCGCAGGGTCGTGGGAAGACCGAAGCGACCGACCGCACTCGCTCACCCACCGAACGAAGGGGAAGGCGGGCAGTGTCGAGGTCGAACTCATCCCGGCACCGGCCGGATTGGGTCTCGCAGCGACCGACACCGTTCGCAAAATCCTCGAACTCGCGGGTGTCGAGAACGCCTGGACGAAGAGCCACGGCAACACGCGAACGACGCTCAACCTCGCCAAGGCGACCTACAACGCGCTGGAGAACGCCTCCCAAGCGCGTGGGCCACGCGCCCGTCCCGACGAGGAACCGGAGGTGGCTGACTGA
- a CDS encoding 50S ribosomal protein L18 — protein sequence MATGPRYKVPMRRRREVRTDYHQRLRLLKSGKPRLVARKSNQHVRAQLVTMGPDGDNTVASAYSGDLAEYGWEAPTGNIPSAYLTGYLLGKRALDTDYDEAVLDIGLNTATPGSKAFAVQEGAIDAGLDIPHNESVMADWSRNRGEHIAEYAEQLDDPLYSGDFDATELPEHFDEVLSNLQEDE from the coding sequence ATGGCAACTGGACCACGATACAAGGTGCCGATGCGCCGCCGCCGTGAGGTCCGGACTGACTACCATCAAAGGTTGCGCCTGCTGAAATCGGGTAAGCCACGTCTGGTCGCTCGGAAGAGCAACCAGCATGTCAGGGCACAGCTGGTCACGATGGGTCCCGACGGCGACAACACAGTTGCGAGTGCTTACTCCGGCGATCTGGCGGAGTACGGCTGGGAGGCCCCCACGGGCAACATCCCCAGCGCGTACCTCACTGGATACCTGCTCGGCAAACGCGCACTCGACACTGATTACGATGAGGCAGTGCTCGACATCGGTCTCAACACGGCGACGCCCGGCAGTAAGGCGTTCGCAGTACAGGAAGGTGCAATCGACGCTGGTCTCGACATCCCCCACAACGAAAGCGTGATGGCTGACTGGTCGCGTAACCGCGGCGAGCACATCGCCGAGTACGCTGAACAGCTGGACGACCCGCTGTACAGCGGGGATTTCGACGCCACAGAACTACCCGAGCACTTCGACGAAGTGCTCTCGAACCTCCAGGAGGACGAATAA
- a CDS encoding 50S ribosomal protein L19e, which produces MSDLSAQKKLASDVLDVGKNRVWFDPDAQGAIADAITREDIRELVDDGSIQSKDAKTNSRGRARERNEKRAYGHRTGPGTRKGKKGGRKNSKEDWTNRIRAQRRKLRELRADGEITQTQYRALYDKAKGGEFRSVQYLLNYIENNY; this is translated from the coding sequence ATGAGTGACCTGAGTGCACAGAAGAAACTCGCATCGGACGTTCTCGACGTCGGTAAGAACCGCGTTTGGTTCGACCCCGACGCACAGGGTGCCATCGCTGACGCGATCACCCGTGAGGATATCCGCGAACTGGTCGACGACGGGTCGATTCAGTCGAAGGACGCAAAGACCAACTCCCGCGGTCGTGCCCGTGAGCGCAACGAGAAGCGCGCCTACGGACACCGAACCGGGCCCGGAACCCGCAAGGGGAAGAAGGGTGGTCGCAAGAACTCGAAAGAAGATTGGACGAACCGTATCCGCGCACAGCGACGTAAGCTCCGCGAACTCCGTGCCGACGGCGAAATCACGCAGACGCAGTACCGCGCTCTGTACGACAAGGCCAAAGGCGGGGAGTTCCGTAGCGTGCAATACCTGCTGAACTACATAGAGAACAACTACTAA
- a CDS encoding 50S ribosomal protein L32e has product MADEPEQIEDISGVGESKAESLREEGFESVEDIKAAEQSDLAEVDGIGNALAARIKADVGSLEVEEETEAEIEEEESEAEEEEPAEDVETELQPRGLTEKTPDLEDEEARLLKQRKRVGTPQFNRQDYHKKKRTPSSWRKPRGNLSKQRRGIKGKGDMVEAGYRTPKAVRGKHPSGFDEVRVHNVDDLDGVDGDTEAVRIASKVGARKRERIEEVAEDDGIRVLNPTYIEVEVDNE; this is encoded by the coding sequence ATGGCAGACGAACCAGAACAGATCGAAGACATCAGCGGTGTTGGCGAGAGCAAGGCCGAATCGCTTCGTGAGGAAGGCTTCGAGTCCGTCGAGGACATCAAAGCCGCCGAGCAATCGGACCTCGCGGAAGTCGACGGAATCGGCAACGCACTCGCTGCCCGTATCAAGGCGGACGTCGGAAGCCTCGAAGTCGAAGAGGAGACCGAAGCCGAGATCGAAGAAGAGGAATCGGAGGCCGAGGAGGAAGAACCGGCCGAAGACGTCGAAACCGAACTGCAACCCCGCGGGCTGACCGAGAAGACGCCCGACCTCGAAGACGAGGAGGCACGACTGCTCAAGCAGCGAAAACGTGTCGGGACCCCGCAGTTCAATCGACAGGACTACCACAAGAAAAAGCGCACGCCCTCGTCGTGGCGCAAGCCGCGCGGAAACCTCAGCAAGCAGCGCCGGGGAATCAAGGGCAAGGGCGACATGGTCGAGGCGGGCTACCGCACGCCGAAAGCGGTTCGGGGCAAGCACCCGAGCGGCTTCGACGAGGTTCGCGTTCACAACGTCGATGATCTCGACGGCGTGGACGGCGACACCGAAGCGGTTCGCATCGCCTCGAAAGTCGGCGCTCGCAAACGCGAGCGTATCGAGGAAGTCGCCGAGGACGACGGCATTCGCGTGCTCAACCCGACCTACATCGAAGTGGAGGTAGACAATGAGTGA
- a CDS encoding 50S ribosomal protein L6, giving the protein MPRVEIEIPDEVSADVDHLDVTIEGPEGSVTRRLWYPNISVTVEDDAVVIESDVTDAKTNATVGTFESHVRNMVHGVSEEWEYKMEVFYSHFPMQVRSEGDEVVIENFLGEKAPRRTNVHGDTVVEVSDEELSLRGPSIEDVGQTAADIEQLTRVSGKDTRVFQDGVYITEKPSTGGA; this is encoded by the coding sequence ATGCCACGAGTAGAAATCGAAATTCCGGACGAGGTGTCCGCCGACGTAGACCACCTCGACGTGACCATCGAAGGACCGGAGGGATCCGTCACGCGACGGCTCTGGTACCCGAACATCAGTGTCACGGTCGAGGACGACGCAGTGGTCATCGAGAGCGACGTCACCGACGCGAAAACGAACGCGACGGTGGGAACGTTCGAGAGCCACGTGCGAAACATGGTCCACGGCGTGAGCGAGGAGTGGGAGTACAAGATGGAAGTCTTCTACTCTCACTTCCCGATGCAGGTCCGTTCCGAGGGCGACGAAGTCGTCATCGAGAACTTCCTCGGAGAGAAAGCGCCACGACGAACGAACGTCCACGGGGACACCGTCGTCGAGGTCAGCGACGAGGAACTGAGCCTGCGCGGCCCAAGTATCGAAGACGTCGGTCAGACCGCCGCAGACATCGAACAACTCACCCGCGTGTCGGGCAAAGACACGCGCGTGTTCCAGGACGGCGTCTACATTACCGAGAAGCCGTCCACGGGAGGTGCCTGA
- a CDS encoding 30S ribosomal protein S8: protein MAGNDPLSNALSGVDNAEGVGHLSHTVQPASNEIGSVLEVFYDHGYIDGFDFVDDGKAGRFEVELKGAINECGAVKPRYSVGKDDFEKWEKRFLPARDYGALVVTTSHGVMSHYEAREEGIGGQVIAYVY, encoded by the coding sequence ATGGCAGGAAACGACCCCCTTAGCAACGCACTCTCCGGCGTGGACAACGCCGAAGGTGTCGGTCATCTGTCCCACACGGTACAGCCCGCTTCGAACGAGATCGGCAGCGTGCTCGAGGTCTTCTACGACCACGGGTACATCGACGGCTTCGACTTCGTCGATGACGGTAAAGCCGGTCGGTTCGAGGTCGAACTAAAAGGCGCTATCAACGAATGTGGCGCGGTCAAGCCCCGCTATTCGGTGGGCAAGGACGACTTCGAGAAGTGGGAGAAACGGTTCCTCCCCGCCCGTGACTACGGGGCACTCGTCGTCACGACCAGCCACGGCGTCATGAGCCACTACGAAGCCCGTGAGGAGGGCATCGGTGGCCAGGTCATCGCATACGTCTACTAA
- a CDS encoding 30S ribosomal protein S14 gives MSESENDATGEHSTKRTGQMETCQRCGRKQGLVGKYDINLCRQCFREIARDMGFRKYR, from the coding sequence ATGAGCGAAAGTGAAAACGATGCGACCGGCGAGCATTCGACCAAGCGCACTGGCCAAATGGAAACGTGCCAACGATGTGGTCGAAAGCAAGGTCTGGTCGGCAAGTACGACATCAATCTGTGTCGACAGTGCTTCCGTGAGATCGCACGCGACATGGGATTCAGGAAGTACCGATAA
- a CDS encoding 50S ribosomal protein L5 produces MSEAEFHEMREPKVEKVVVHMGVGEGGRELANAEDILEDVTEQQSVRTLAKSTLPDFGIRQGDPIGAKVTLRGEEAHDFLETALPLVSLSSKQFDETGNFSFGINEHTEFPNQEYDPNVGIYGLDVTVNLVRPGYRVAKRDKVTRQIPSNHRLTAEDALAFLQANFDVEVDE; encoded by the coding sequence ATGAGCGAAGCCGAATTCCACGAGATGCGAGAGCCGAAAGTGGAGAAAGTCGTCGTCCACATGGGCGTCGGTGAAGGTGGTCGCGAACTCGCCAACGCCGAGGACATCCTCGAAGACGTGACGGAACAACAGAGCGTCCGCACGCTGGCGAAGTCCACCCTGCCGGATTTCGGAATCCGTCAGGGAGACCCCATCGGTGCGAAGGTGACGCTCCGTGGCGAGGAAGCACACGACTTCCTCGAAACGGCGCTCCCGCTCGTGAGCCTCTCGTCGAAGCAGTTCGACGAGACCGGGAACTTCAGCTTCGGTATCAACGAGCACACCGAGTTCCCGAACCAGGAGTACGACCCGAACGTCGGAATCTACGGGCTTGACGTGACCGTCAACCTCGTTCGGCCGGGCTACCGCGTCGCAAAGCGCGACAAGGTCACCCGCCAGATTCCGTCGAACCACCGACTGACGGCCGAGGACGCGCTCGCGTTCCTCCAGGCCAACTTCGACGTTGAGGTGGATGAATGA
- a CDS encoding 30S ribosomal protein S4e, which produces MSNHQKRLSVPNSWPVERKTATFTVKAGAGPHGRDGVPLLIILRDVLGYTASKKEARYALNQDSVLVNGQSVSDEQRPIGMFDILAFPERDEYYRVFPDEGGRLALTPIDEDAADGRLAKIEDKTNVPGGETQLNLHDGSNLRVESDSDYNTKDSIVVGTEDKEILAHFPYEEGSLVTAVSGQHAGEIGEVTDITVTPGSGSNTVAVSGDENEFETVEEYLVVIDENFTGDDE; this is translated from the coding sequence ATGAGCAACCATCAGAAACGACTCTCCGTTCCGAACTCTTGGCCGGTCGAGCGAAAGACCGCCACGTTCACCGTGAAGGCCGGCGCCGGCCCGCACGGTCGTGACGGTGTCCCGCTCCTCATCATCCTGCGGGACGTGCTGGGCTACACCGCTTCGAAGAAGGAAGCCCGCTACGCGCTCAACCAAGATTCCGTACTCGTGAACGGACAATCAGTGAGTGACGAACAGCGACCCATCGGCATGTTCGACATCCTCGCGTTCCCAGAACGCGACGAATACTACCGCGTCTTCCCCGACGAGGGTGGTCGCCTCGCGCTGACCCCCATCGACGAGGATGCGGCGGACGGCCGACTGGCGAAAATCGAGGACAAGACGAACGTCCCCGGTGGCGAAACGCAACTCAATCTCCACGACGGCAGCAACCTCCGTGTCGAGTCCGATTCGGACTACAACACGAAGGACTCCATCGTCGTCGGGACGGAGGACAAGGAAATCCTTGCCCACTTCCCGTACGAGGAAGGTAGTCTCGTTACCGCCGTTAGCGGGCAGCACGCCGGCGAAATCGGCGAAGTCACCGACATCACGGTGACGCCCGGCAGCGGTTCGAACACCGTCGCCGTTTCCGGCGACGAGAACGAGTTCGAGACCGTCGAGGAGTACCTCGTCGTCATCGACGAGAACTTCACGGGTGATGACGAATGA
- the rplX gene encoding 50S ribosomal protein L24, producing MTRQPRKQRNRTERAPLHERHEQVKAPLSDDLREEFGQRSVRVNAGDTVEVMRGDFAGEEGEVVDVDLKSATIRVEDVVLEKADGEDVARPLDASNVRVTDLDLSDDRREARLEGDSE from the coding sequence ATGACTCGACAACCACGCAAACAGCGAAACCGGACCGAACGCGCACCGCTCCACGAGCGGCACGAACAGGTCAAAGCGCCGTTGTCCGACGACCTCCGCGAGGAGTTCGGCCAGCGTAGCGTCCGCGTCAACGCGGGCGACACGGTCGAAGTCATGCGCGGCGATTTCGCCGGCGAAGAAGGCGAAGTCGTGGACGTCGACCTGAAGTCGGCGACCATTCGCGTCGAGGACGTCGTCCTCGAAAAGGCCGACGGTGAGGATGTCGCGCGACCGCTCGACGCGAGCAACGTCCGCGTAACAGACCTCGACCTGTCCGACGACCGCCGTGAGGCACGTCTGGAAGGTGATTCCGAATGA
- a CDS encoding 50S ribosomal protein L14 has translation MEALKADVTQGVEKGSLLNCADNTGARELKVISVSGYHGTKSRHPKAGIGDKITVSVTKGTPEMRRQVLEAVIIRQRKSIRRPDGTRVKFEDNAAVVIDDVEEPRGTEIKGPIAQEVAERFGSIASTATMIV, from the coding sequence ATGGAAGCACTGAAGGCTGACGTGACACAGGGCGTCGAGAAGGGCTCCCTGCTCAACTGCGCCGACAACACCGGCGCACGCGAGCTCAAGGTCATCAGCGTTTCCGGCTACCACGGCACGAAGAGCCGCCATCCCAAGGCAGGCATCGGTGACAAGATCACCGTGTCCGTCACGAAGGGGACGCCGGAGATGCGCCGTCAGGTGCTCGAAGCCGTCATCATCCGACAGCGAAAGTCCATCCGTCGTCCCGACGGCACGCGTGTCAAATTCGAAGACAACGCGGCCGTCGTCATCGACGACGTGGAAGAACCGCGAGGGACCGAGATCAAGGGTCCCATCGCGCAGGAAGTCGCAGAGCGGTTCGGAAGTATCGCAAGCACAGCTACGATGATAGTATGA
- a CDS encoding 30S ribosomal protein S17: MALGLNVPEPEETCSHDDCPFHGTLSVRGQIIEGEVASTDMDKTVVVEREYDVAVPKYDRQMKRRSRVPAHAPECMSLEVGDTVRIAETRPLSKTKSHVVVENLTEEGDD, encoded by the coding sequence ATGGCGTTAGGATTGAATGTACCAGAACCGGAGGAGACCTGCTCCCACGATGACTGCCCGTTCCACGGAACGCTTTCCGTGCGCGGACAGATCATCGAGGGCGAAGTCGCCTCCACTGACATGGATAAAACCGTTGTCGTCGAGCGAGAGTACGACGTTGCAGTGCCGAAATACGATCGGCAGATGAAGCGTCGCTCCCGCGTTCCGGCCCACGCGCCGGAATGCATGTCGCTCGAAGTCGGCGACACGGTTCGTATCGCAGAGACCCGACCGCTCTCGAAGACGAAATCACACGTCGTCGTCGAGAACCTGACCGAGGAGGGTGACGACTAA
- a CDS encoding ribonuclease P protein component 1, translating into MPLTPETITKHELAGLRVRVASATNPSLESIEGRVVSETMNTLTVESASRSWQVPKQGTTFEFELTDEAAASVKEAGTASKRRSETAGVRSGQSGLFSESCSETRRNTSDGGEGVAYVTVDGTNLLSRPALRTEIGGNSKWR; encoded by the coding sequence ATGCCACTAACACCCGAGACGATAACGAAACACGAACTCGCCGGTCTCCGCGTGCGAGTCGCCTCGGCGACGAACCCATCCCTCGAATCGATCGAGGGACGGGTCGTTTCCGAGACGATGAACACGCTTACGGTCGAGTCCGCGTCTCGGTCGTGGCAGGTACCAAAACAGGGCACGACGTTCGAATTCGAACTCACAGATGAAGCCGCCGCTTCCGTCAAGGAAGCGGGGACCGCGTCCAAACGGAGGTCGGAAACTGCTGGAGTCCGCTCCGGTCAGTCTGGTCTTTTCTCCGAGTCTTGCTCGGAGACACGTCGGAACACTTCCGACGGTGGCGAGGGCGTGGCTTACGTTACGGTGGATGGCACGAATTTGCTCTCACGACCCGCATTGCGTACCGAAATTGGAGGAAATTCGAAATGGCGTTAG
- the rpmC gene encoding 50S ribosomal protein L29 — protein sequence MAILHTEEIRDMTPAERGAELEEIETELLNAKAVKAAGGAPENPGRIKELRRTIARIKTIQQEEGDASDDDE from the coding sequence ATGGCCATCCTTCACACCGAAGAAATCCGCGACATGACGCCCGCCGAGCGCGGTGCCGAACTCGAAGAGATCGAGACGGAACTGCTCAACGCGAAGGCGGTCAAAGCGGCCGGTGGTGCCCCGGAGAATCCGGGTCGCATCAAGGAACTCCGTCGAACCATCGCTCGAATCAAGACGATTCAGCAAGAGGAAGGCGACGCGTCGGACGACGACGAATAA
- a CDS encoding 30S ribosomal protein S3 yields MADEHQFIQDGLQRSQIDEFFAEELGRAGYGGMDVAKTPMGTQIVLKAEKPGMVIGKGGKNIRKITRELGERFNLDDPQIDVQEVDEPDLNARIVADRLANALERGWYFRKAGHTTIDRIMDSGALGAEIVLSGKVTGARSRVEKFNRGYIKHNGEPAQTIVDHGQGVAVMKLGTIGVDVKIIPPGADLPDDFQIEEGASPEELVPEAVEANEAADLIEEPSDEELEELRADEDEESPEPGETEVEEEVVEEVIDDESEAEADESETESVEEELDELEEEVEAEAEELLEEMEEDDEAEEEAEE; encoded by the coding sequence ATGGCAGACGAACATCAGTTCATTCAGGACGGCCTACAGCGGTCACAGATAGACGAGTTCTTCGCGGAAGAACTCGGCCGCGCAGGGTACGGCGGCATGGATGTCGCCAAGACGCCGATGGGGACTCAGATCGTCCTCAAGGCGGAAAAACCCGGTATGGTCATCGGAAAGGGCGGGAAGAACATCCGGAAGATCACCCGAGAGCTCGGTGAGCGGTTCAACCTCGACGACCCGCAAATCGACGTTCAAGAGGTCGACGAACCGGATCTGAACGCTCGTATCGTCGCCGACCGGCTCGCCAACGCGCTCGAACGCGGTTGGTACTTCCGGAAGGCGGGTCACACGACCATCGACCGAATCATGGACTCCGGCGCACTCGGCGCCGAGATCGTCCTGTCCGGCAAGGTCACCGGCGCACGCTCGCGCGTGGAGAAGTTCAACCGTGGCTACATCAAGCACAACGGTGAACCCGCACAGACCATCGTCGATCACGGTCAAGGCGTCGCGGTGATGAAACTCGGCACCATCGGTGTCGACGTGAAGATCATCCCGCCGGGAGCGGACCTCCCCGACGACTTCCAGATCGAGGAGGGCGCAAGCCCCGAGGAACTCGTTCCGGAAGCGGTCGAGGCCAACGAGGCCGCGGACCTCATCGAAGAGCCGAGCGACGAGGAGCTCGAAGAGCTCCGCGCCGACGAGGACGAGGAATCGCCGGAACCCGGCGAGACCGAAGTCGAAGAGGAAGTCGTCGAGGAAGTCATCGACGACGAGTCCGAAGCGGAAGCTGACGAGTCCGAAACCGAGTCCGTCGAAGAGGAACTCGACGAGCTCGAAGAGGAAGTCGAAGCCGAAGCCGAGGAACTCCTCGAAGAGATGGAAGAAGACGACGAAGCCGAGGAGGAGGCTGAAGAATAA
- a CDS encoding 50S ribosomal protein L22 encodes MGISYSIDADPDTTAKGMLRDQHMSHKHSKAIAREIKGKTAGDAKAYLQQVVNEERSVPFKQHNSGVGHRSDIDGWDAGRYPEKASEAFITLLDNVVSNADAQGFDGESMKIKHVAAHKVGEVQGRKPRAFGRASAWNTPEVDVELILEEVDN; translated from the coding sequence ATGGGAATCAGCTACAGCATCGATGCCGACCCGGACACCACCGCCAAGGGGATGCTTCGGGATCAGCACATGAGCCACAAGCACAGCAAGGCGATTGCCCGAGAGATCAAGGGCAAAACCGCCGGGGACGCGAAAGCGTACCTCCAGCAGGTCGTGAACGAAGAGCGATCGGTGCCGTTTAAGCAGCACAACAGCGGCGTCGGTCACCGTTCGGACATCGACGGCTGGGACGCAGGTCGCTACCCGGAGAAGGCGAGCGAGGCGTTCATCACGCTGCTCGACAACGTCGTGAGCAACGCGGACGCCCAAGGATTCGACGGCGAATCGATGAAGATCAAGCACGTCGCCGCCCACAAGGTCGGCGAAGTGCAGGGTCGAAAACCCCGTGCGTTCGGCCGCGCAAGCGCGTGGAACACGCCCGAGGTTGACGTCGAACTCATCCTTGAGGAGGTCGACAACTAA
- a CDS encoding 30S ribosomal protein S19, whose amino-acid sequence MSGNEYRTGREGEFTYRGYDLDELQDMSLEEVAELLPARMRRSILRGLTVEQEKLLDKAQDKTEEESANSPIRTHLRDMPVLPSFVNKTFAVYNGSDFERVRIEPEMLGHYLGEFQLTRTSVEHGQAGIGATRSSKFVPLK is encoded by the coding sequence ATGAGCGGAAACGAATACCGAACAGGACGCGAAGGTGAGTTCACCTATCGCGGCTACGACCTCGACGAACTGCAGGACATGAGTCTTGAGGAAGTCGCGGAACTGTTGCCCGCACGAATGCGGCGAAGCATCCTTCGCGGGTTGACCGTCGAACAGGAGAAACTGCTCGACAAGGCCCAGGACAAAACCGAGGAAGAATCGGCGAACAGCCCGATTCGGACGCACCTGCGCGACATGCCCGTGCTCCCATCGTTCGTGAACAAGACGTTCGCCGTCTACAACGGCAGCGACTTCGAGCGCGTGCGAATCGAGCCGGAAATGTTGGGCCACTATCTCGGCGAGTTCCAGCTGACCCGCACATCGGTCGAACACGGACAGGCGGGAATCGGTGCGACCCGTTCCTCGAAGTTCGTACCACTCAAATAA
- a CDS encoding 50S ribosomal protein L2, with protein sequence MGRRIQGQRRGRGGPTFRAPSHRYKAELDHKNAEDSDLVTGTVVGIEHDPARSAPVAAIEFEDGDQRLVLAPEGVGVGEEIQVGVSAEIKPGNTLPLAEIPEGVPVCNVERQPGDGGKFARASGVGANLITHDREAAVVELPSGEVRRLSPQCRATIGVVAGGGRTEKPMVKAGNKYHKMKARGTKWPNVRGVAMNAVDHPFGGGGRQHPGRPKSVSRDAPPGRKVGDIASKRTGRGGNK encoded by the coding sequence ATGGGACGAAGGATTCAGGGACAGCGACGTGGACGCGGTGGACCGACCTTCCGCGCACCGTCGCACCGATACAAAGCAGAACTGGACCACAAAAACGCCGAGGACAGCGACTTGGTCACCGGGACTGTCGTGGGTATCGAACACGACCCCGCCCGCAGTGCACCCGTCGCAGCCATCGAGTTCGAGGACGGCGACCAGCGACTCGTCCTCGCACCCGAAGGCGTCGGCGTTGGCGAAGAGATTCAGGTCGGCGTTTCCGCCGAAATCAAGCCGGGCAACACGCTCCCGCTCGCCGAAATCCCGGAAGGGGTTCCGGTGTGCAACGTCGAGCGCCAGCCCGGTGACGGCGGCAAGTTCGCCCGCGCATCCGGCGTCGGAGCGAACCTCATCACGCACGACCGAGAGGCTGCTGTCGTGGAACTCCCGAGCGGCGAAGTCCGACGACTCTCGCCCCAGTGCCGTGCCACCATCGGCGTCGTCGCCGGTGGCGGGCGGACGGAGAAACCGATGGTCAAAGCCGGTAACAAATATCACAAAATGAAGGCTCGCGGTACGAAGTGGCCGAACGTGCGTGGTGTGGCGATGAACGCCGTCGACCACCCGTTCGGTGGCGGTGGCCGCCAGCACCCCGGACGCCCGAAGAGTGTCTCCCGAGACGCTCCGCCGGGACGAAAGGTCGGGGACATCGCGTCCAAGCGAACTGGACGTGGAGGTAACAAATGA